GGTCGAGGCCGACGTACCAGTCGGCGCCGCGTTCCTCGACTCCGGGACGTGGGAGGTCGAGGTGGCCGGGGAGCGCTACCCTGCAGTCGTCTCGCTCCGTCCGATGTACGACCCGGACAACGCCCGCATCAGGTCCTGATCTGTCCGCAATGAACGCGGCGTAGTTGCACTAGGTGTGCAACTACGCCGCGTTCATTGCTACAAGAAGAGGGTCGTGGACGTACGCTCGCCGGCGTGGCGGACGCGTTCGGGCTGCGCCGGTTCGTCGACGCGCAAGAGGACGGGGGCAGCTACGACGCCGCGGTGCGGGAGCTGACGAGCGGGCGCAAGGTCAGCCACTGGATGTGGTACGTCTTCCCGCAGGTCGCCGGCCTCGGCCGCTCGCCCACCGCCCAGTACTACGCCGTCTCCGGCCTGGCCGAGGCTCGTGCCTACCTCGCACACCCGGTCCTCGGCCCGCGGCTGCGCGAGTGCGCCCGCATCCTGACGTCGCTTCCCGGATCCGATCCCGTCGCCGTCCTCGGGCCGGTCGACGCCCTGAAGCTGAGGTCGTCGATGACGCTGTTCGCCCTCGCCGACCCGGACGAGCCGGTCTTCCACGAGGTCCTCGACCAGTACTACGGCGGGGTCCCCGACGAAGCGACCACCAGCCGGGTCTGACACAACGGCCCGGGGGTACGAGGGTCGTCGGTTCAGGGTTAGCACCGTGGCCGAGACCCCTCCCTCCGGTGATAGGACCTCCTCAGCATCTGTGCCGGGCGCCGGCTCGGGCGTTCGGCTCCCGAGGGAGGGATGTGCGATGAGTCGACGACTGACGACGATCGTGGCCACCACCGCACTGGCGGTCGGTGGCGTACTGGTCGCGGCTGAACCGGCAGGAGCCACGTCGTCCGGAGTCCCGCTGGGCATCGTCAAGAGCCTCGACGTCACCAACAAGGGCCTCATCGTCTTCGCCGACGGCGGCGAGTCGGGCGTGCAGGTCAAGTCCTGGGACCCGGCTCACCCGGTCAACCCGCCCGTCGTCCTGGTCGGTGGACTGCCCGCGGGCGTGGGGACCGCCGCGACGAACGACCGCAAGGACATCTGGGTCGTCTACGCGGCCAACGACACGGGAGAGAGCGCGACGGCCTGGTACATCCCCTACAAGGGCAAGCCGAGGCGGGTCCTGGACGTCGCGGCCTTCCAGGAGAAGTTCAGCCCGGACCCCTACGACATCGACGACCCACCCAACCCGGGTGAGTCCAACCCCTATGACGTCGAGGTGCTGCCCGACGGCAGCGCGTTGATCGCAGACGCGGCGGGCGACGACGTGCTACGGGTCACGCCCAGCGGAAAGGCCTGGACGGTGGCGTGCTTCCCCGACCAGCTGGAGTCCACCAAGAGCGTTCCACCGGACATCGCAACCGGCCTTCCGCCGAAGATCCCGGCTGAGGCGGTGCCCACCGGCGTCGCGCTCGACGGTCACGGCAACGCCTACGTCGGGACGCTCACCGGGTTCCCGTTCGCCTACGGCACCGCGCGGGTGTTCCGGGTCAGCGTCGACGGCAGGAACGCGGGCTGCTCCGGCAATCCCGCTCACCCGGTGAATCCGGGTCCCGTCGTGGCCTCCGGCTTCACCGGGATCAACGACGTCTGGGTGGGGCTCGACGGGGCGCTGTACGTCACCGAGCTGAGCAAGTACGGCGTCTGGGCCGTCGAGGCCGCGCTCGGCAGCGGTGACCCCTCGGGGATCGCCGGAACGGCGCGGGTCTGGCGCGTGAAGAACACCTCCCGCATCGAGATCGCGAAGGGCAAGCTCACGCTCCCGGGCGCCGCTGTCCTGGCCAGGGATGGCCACGTCTACGCGACCAACACGTTCCTGTTCGGCGCGAGTCTGGTCAAGATCGCCTGAGCGGGGATGCACGCCCGGCATCCTGGGTGGTGTGGCGGCGCAGTCGGAGGCGATCGAGGTCGAGGTCGGCGAACGCGACGTACGGATCACCCACCCCGACCGGGTGTACTTCCCGGCGACCGGCGCGACCAAGCTCGACCTGGTCAACTACTACCTGTCAGTCGGCGACGGGATCGTCAACGCCCTGCGCGAGCGTCCGTGCATGCTGCACCGCTTCCCCAAGGGCGTCGCCGGGGAGAAGGTGCATCAGAAGCGGCTGCCGTCTGGTGCGCCGCCGTGGGTCGAGACGGTCCGGGTGTGGTTCCCGCGCTTCGGACGTACGGCTGACGAGCTCTGCGTCACCGAGCTCGGCAGCGTCATCTGGGCGGTGCAGATGTCGACGGTGGAGTTCCACCCTTGGAACTCGCGGCGCGCGGACACCGAGAAGCCCGACGAGTGGCGCATCGACCTCGACCCGATGCCGCTGTGCGACTTCGCGACGGTACGCCGGGTCGCGCACGTGGCCCACGAGGTGCTGGACGAGCTCGGCGCCGTCGGGTGGCCGAAGACGAGCGGTGGCAAGGGGTTGCACGTCTACGTGCGGATCCGCCCCGAGCACGGCTTCTCCGACGTACGCCGTGCCGCTCTCGCCTTCGCGCGGGAGGTCGAACGGCGTGCGCCGGACGACGTGACGACGACGTGGTGGCGCAAGGACCGCGATCCCGCATCGCTGTTCATCGACTACAACCAGAACGCCCGCGACCACACGATCGCCAGCGCGTACAGCGTGCGCGGGAACGAGGTCGGCACGGTGTCGACGCCCGTGCTGTGGTCGGAGCTCGACGACGTCACTCCGCGAGACTTCACAATGGCCACCGTGCCGGAGCGCTACGCCGGGGTCGGGGACCTGCACGCCGGGATCGACGACGCGGTCTTCGACATCGCCCCCCTGCTGGAATGGGCCGAGCGTGACGAGCACGCCGGCGCGGAGCCTCCCGTCGGCGCGGACCCGGAGTGAGCGTCATCGGGCGTGGGCGACGGCGTGCACCGCGAGCCAGACCTCCGCGAGATCGGCGGTGTTCTGCAGTGAACGGCCAGTGAGCACTTCGAAGCGGTGCAGCCGGTAGCCGAGCGTGTTGGCGTGCACGTGCAGGGCGCCTGCCGCCTCCGTGGTCCTCCGGTCGTGCTCGAGCCAGGTGCGCACCGAGGGCAGGATCTGCCCGCCGTGCGCGGCGTCGTACTCGAGCACCGGACCGAGCACCGCGTCGACCAGCCCGCGCAGCCCTGCGGCGTCCTCGGTGAGCCAGCGTCCCGCGGCGTCTTGTCCGAAGACGACGACGCCACCCCCCGCATCGACCGCCCGGGCGACCGCCCAGGATGCCTCCCGGCGAGGCACCGTGAGCGGCTCGCCCGACCCGAAGGGACGGCTCACGCCCACGGCGGCGTGGGCGAGCGTCGGCGAGACCTCGACGTCGGCGGGCAGGAGGACCACGAGGTCACGCTGCTGGCGCAGGACCAGAGCGGGGACCTCCTCCGCGGAGAACGCCCGCAGCACCGCCTGGTCGTCGACCGGGCCTCGCTCCACCGGGCGCACCACGGCGAGGCGCAGCGAGGACCCGGGCGGGTGGCCGATGCGCGCGAGCCGGCGCTGCGCCGTCGCCGGGTCGAGGACGCCTTGCAGCAGCTCGGCCAGGGTCTCAGCCCCCTCGCGCCGCAGCGTCTCCCGCTCGTGGCGCTGGATGGACAGCTGGAGCGCGGCGATCGTCGCGACGTGCTGGACCACCGCGAGTCCGGACGGCACCGCGTCGGGGCGTTCGATCGCGAGCAGGAATCCGGCGGGGCCGCCGGGGGCCAGCACCGGCAGGACGTAGCCATCGGGAACCGTGGGCGGGGAGTCATAGGACTCGGGAAGCAGGTGGATGAGGTCCGGCGGCGGGGCGGGCACTCCCGGGAGCAGGGCACGGCCGGAGGGGCTGGAGACGTACAGCGCGTAGCCCGACAGCGCCTCCAGCCGGGAGAACAGCTGCTCGAGGGTGAGGTCCTCGGACGCCAGCGTCTGCAGCGCACCGAAGACGTGCAGCTGGGCCGTCAGCCGCCGGTGCATGTCGCTTTGCACCGCGGCCGCGACCTCCTGTGCGATGGCGATGAACGGCACCGGGAGCGGCACGCGAAGCACGGGGAAGCCCCTGCGGTCCGCGTCGTCGAGGAACGAGCGGTGTAGCGCGGGAGTGAAGAGCTGGTCGGAGACGGCCAGGGCGCTGACTCCGGCGTCGTCGAGACGCTTCAGGTACGCCCGCTGCCCCGCGGCCGCTTTGGGTACCGCCATGCCCGTGGTCATCACCAGGTCGGCGCCCAGCAGCCACGGCGTGGGGTCCTCGAGCTCGGAGACGTGCGCCCAGGCGATCCGGCGGCTCAGCCCGGAGGAGCCGGCCAGGAGCTCCAGCTGCAACGCGGTGGATCGCAGCAGGTCGTCGACGGTCAGCGACGCAGCCATGCTCCGCATCGTCGCTCGATCTGTGGTGGAGCACAAGCAACGGGGGCCAGCTTCGTGGCTGTCACGATTGCCCGGCCCTTGGTCACCCGCCACATTGATGCGCAGTTCGCCAGAGGGAGGCCGGAATGGCGCAAGAGACGCTGACGACAGGCTCGGCCCCGAGCCTGACCACCATCGAGACCCGCTCGATCGACTACGTGCCCGAGAGCGAGCGCCACGGGCGCCTCGCCCTGCAGGGCCCGTTCTGGTTCCTGGGCAACTTCCAGCCCTTCACCGTCGCGATCGGCTTCGTCGGACCCCTGGTCGGGCTGACCCTCGGCTGGACCGTCCTGGCCGCGACGCTGGGCATCCTCTTCGGGACCATCTTCATGGCGGCGCACGCCTCTCAGGGCCCCAAGCTGGGCCTGCCGCAGATGATCCAGTCGCGCGCCCAGTTCGGCTACCGCGGAGTGGTCCTGCCCCTGCTGGCGACCGGCTTCACGTTCCTGGCCTTCAACGTCGTCGACACGATCATCATCAAGGAGGGGCTCAAGGGGATCTTCGGCTGGAACGCCACAGCCACCGCGGCGGTGATCACGGTCGTGTCGGCTCTGCTCGCGATCTACGGGCATGACTGGCTGCACCGGGTCTTCCAGGTGCTCTTCTTCGTGTCGTTGCCCTTCTGGATCGTGCTGACCCTGGGGATCATCACGGGCAACGCGGGCGGCAAGGCCCCGGCGAGCGGGCTGGGCTTCACCTGGGCCGGTTTCCTCGCCATGTTCACCGTCGCCGCGTCCTACAACATCACCTATGCGCCGTACGTCTCCGACTACTCGCGCTACCTGCCGAGGAACACCCCCACCGGCAAGATCATGTTCTCCGTGTTCTGGGGTGCCGCCGGCTCCCCGATCTGGCTGATCCCCATCGGTGCCTG
The window above is part of the Actinomycetes bacterium genome. Proteins encoded here:
- the ligD gene encoding non-homologous end-joining DNA ligase, with the protein product MAAQSEAIEVEVGERDVRITHPDRVYFPATGATKLDLVNYYLSVGDGIVNALRERPCMLHRFPKGVAGEKVHQKRLPSGAPPWVETVRVWFPRFGRTADELCVTELGSVIWAVQMSTVEFHPWNSRRADTEKPDEWRIDLDPMPLCDFATVRRVAHVAHEVLDELGAVGWPKTSGGKGLHVYVRIRPEHGFSDVRRAALAFAREVERRAPDDVTTTWWRKDRDPASLFIDYNQNARDHTIASAYSVRGNEVGTVSTPVLWSELDDVTPRDFTMATVPERYAGVGDLHAGIDDAVFDIAPLLEWAERDEHAGAEPPVGADPE
- a CDS encoding ScyD/ScyE family protein, which gives rise to MSRRLTTIVATTALAVGGVLVAAEPAGATSSGVPLGIVKSLDVTNKGLIVFADGGESGVQVKSWDPAHPVNPPVVLVGGLPAGVGTAATNDRKDIWVVYAANDTGESATAWYIPYKGKPRRVLDVAAFQEKFSPDPYDIDDPPNPGESNPYDVEVLPDGSALIADAAGDDVLRVTPSGKAWTVACFPDQLESTKSVPPDIATGLPPKIPAEAVPTGVALDGHGNAYVGTLTGFPFAYGTARVFRVSVDGRNAGCSGNPAHPVNPGPVVASGFTGINDVWVGLDGALYVTELSKYGVWAVEAALGSGDPSGIAGTARVWRVKNTSRIEIAKGKLTLPGAAVLARDGHVYATNTFLFGASLVKIA
- a CDS encoding DUF1810 domain-containing protein translates to MADAFGLRRFVDAQEDGGSYDAAVRELTSGRKVSHWMWYVFPQVAGLGRSPTAQYYAVSGLAEARAYLAHPVLGPRLRECARILTSLPGSDPVAVLGPVDALKLRSSMTLFALADPDEPVFHEVLDQYYGGVPDEATTSRV
- a CDS encoding PucR family transcriptional regulator; protein product: MAASLTVDDLLRSTALQLELLAGSSGLSRRIAWAHVSELEDPTPWLLGADLVMTTGMAVPKAAAGQRAYLKRLDDAGVSALAVSDQLFTPALHRSFLDDADRRGFPVLRVPLPVPFIAIAQEVAAAVQSDMHRRLTAQLHVFGALQTLASEDLTLEQLFSRLEALSGYALYVSSPSGRALLPGVPAPPPDLIHLLPESYDSPPTVPDGYVLPVLAPGGPAGFLLAIERPDAVPSGLAVVQHVATIAALQLSIQRHERETLRREGAETLAELLQGVLDPATAQRRLARIGHPPGSSLRLAVVRPVERGPVDDQAVLRAFSAEEVPALVLRQQRDLVVLLPADVEVSPTLAHAAVGVSRPFGSGEPLTVPRREASWAVARAVDAGGGVVVFGQDAAGRWLTEDAAGLRGLVDAVLGPVLEYDAAHGGQILPSVRTWLEHDRRTTEAAGALHVHANTLGYRLHRFEVLTGRSLQNTADLAEVWLAVHAVAHAR
- a CDS encoding cytosine permease, with amino-acid sequence MAQETLTTGSAPSLTTIETRSIDYVPESERHGRLALQGPFWFLGNFQPFTVAIGFVGPLVGLTLGWTVLAATLGILFGTIFMAAHASQGPKLGLPQMIQSRAQFGYRGVVLPLLATGFTFLAFNVVDTIIIKEGLKGIFGWNATATAAVITVVSALLAIYGHDWLHRVFQVLFFVSLPFWIVLTLGIITGNAGGKAPASGLGFTWAGFLAMFTVAASYNITYAPYVSDYSRYLPRNTPTGKIMFSVFWGAAGSPIWLIPIGAWMATRLGTGDALVGIHDAGNNVVGGLGSLLAILAVLALVATMGLNAYSGMLTVVTGVDAFRPVNPTRRLRVAVIVVLAVIWIVLGIALVHATTALNNSLLAMLYLLAPWTAINLVDFFFLRHGRYAITDLFRPNGIYGLWSARGVTAYLVAVLVEIPFAYIPGFYESIGAKTFNGVDISWILGMIVAAGVYLVMSRGHDVHDEEPAIERSEQVLAETGTAR